The following proteins are co-located in the Synechococcus sp. PROS-U-1 genome:
- a CDS encoding tetratricopeptide repeat protein, whose translation MKQNTKPMSRRTTAIAAALSVLAFGSPLITGCTNPLGIQYFNQGVEKYKADNYQGAIEDYTKAIEINPQDADSYYNRGITKYDLEDYQGAIADYTKAIEIDPKQALAYDNRGVTKGALKDYQGSIHDYTKALEINPKSTNAYYNRATAKYHLADYQGAISDYTKIIEIDPKQARAYRNRGELKLKGLEDYEGAISDLNNAIEIDPKDSIAYNLRGYAKVNLEDLHGSIDDWSKVIDINPQDSEAYRNRGASKELANDLEGACQDWRKSADLGFKKAAEWVTNQC comes from the coding sequence TTGAAGCAGAACACCAAACCAATGTCTCGCCGGACTACTGCCATTGCTGCAGCATTGTCTGTGCTTGCATTTGGGTCTCCGTTGATTACTGGTTGTACGAACCCATTGGGAATTCAGTATTTCAATCAAGGAGTAGAGAAATACAAGGCTGACAATTACCAAGGAGCAATCGAGGATTACACGAAGGCAATAGAGATCAACCCTCAGGATGCTGATTCCTACTATAATCGTGGCATTACTAAGTATGATTTAGAAGATTATCAAGGAGCAATTGCTGATTACACGAAGGCAATAGAGATTGATCCCAAACAAGCCCTTGCCTACGACAATCGTGGCGTTACCAAGGGCGCATTAAAGGATTACCAAGGTTCTATTCATGATTACACGAAGGCACTAGAAATAAACCCTAAGTCTACTAATGCCTATTACAATCGTGCGACTGCAAAGTATCACCTAGCAGATTATCAAGGAGCAATTTCTGATTACACGAAGATAATAGAGATTGATCCTAAACAAGCTCGTGCCTACAGAAATCGTGGTGAGCTGAAACTGAAGGGATTAGAAGATTATGAAGGAGCAATTTCTGATTTAAACAACGCAATAGAGATTGACCCGAAGGATTCTATTGCCTACAATCTTCGTGGCTATGCAAAGGTTAACTTAGAAGATCTTCACGGGTCTATTGATGATTGGAGCAAGGTGATAGATATTAATCCGCAGGATTCTGAGGCCTACCGCAATCGCGGCGCTTCAAAGGAATTAGCAAATGATCTTGAGGGTGCATGTCAGGATTGGAGAAAATCAGCAGATTTAGGATTTAAAAAAGCTGCTGAATGGGTGACGAATCAGTGTTAA
- the glpX gene encoding class II fructose-bisphosphatase, translating into MDQTLIQEILEIVEQAAIASATLSGKGLKDEADALAVDAMRKRMNQIQMQGRIVIGEGERDEAPMLYIGEEVGTGNGPGVDFAVDPCEGTNLCAFNQRGSMAVLAASDRGGLFNAPDFYMKKLAAPPAAKGKVDIRKSATENIKILSECLGLPVDELNIVVMDRARHKDLIAEIRATGARIQPISDGDVQAAIACGFAGTGTHCLMGIGAAPEGVISAAAMRALGGHFQGQLVYDPAVAQTSEWADMTKEGNLARLSEMGISDPDKVYEAEELACGEHVCFAGSGITDGLLFNGVKFEKDCTRTSSLVISNLDNTCRFTNTVHIKDGAQSIALS; encoded by the coding sequence GTGGATCAGACCCTCATTCAGGAAATTCTCGAGATCGTCGAGCAAGCCGCCATCGCTTCCGCCACGCTCTCCGGCAAAGGTCTGAAGGATGAAGCGGATGCATTGGCTGTTGATGCCATGCGCAAGCGCATGAATCAAATTCAAATGCAAGGTCGCATCGTCATCGGTGAGGGCGAACGCGACGAGGCTCCCATGCTCTACATCGGAGAAGAGGTCGGTACTGGCAATGGTCCTGGCGTGGATTTTGCTGTTGACCCTTGCGAAGGCACCAACCTTTGCGCCTTCAACCAGCGCGGCTCGATGGCTGTTCTTGCCGCTTCCGATCGCGGTGGTCTGTTCAACGCCCCCGACTTCTACATGAAGAAGCTGGCTGCTCCTCCGGCTGCCAAGGGCAAGGTGGACATCCGCAAATCGGCCACTGAAAACATCAAGATCCTCAGCGAGTGCCTGGGTCTCCCCGTCGACGAGCTGAACATCGTGGTAATGGATCGGGCCCGTCATAAGGATCTGATCGCTGAGATCCGTGCCACCGGTGCGCGCATCCAACCCATCTCTGATGGTGATGTTCAAGCCGCCATCGCCTGCGGTTTCGCTGGCACCGGAACTCACTGCCTGATGGGCATTGGTGCTGCCCCTGAAGGTGTCATCTCCGCCGCTGCCATGCGCGCTCTTGGTGGTCACTTCCAGGGTCAACTGGTGTACGACCCGGCTGTGGCTCAGACCTCCGAATGGGCTGACATGACCAAAGAGGGCAACCTGGCGCGTCTCTCTGAGATGGGCATCAGCGATCCCGACAAGGTCTACGAAGCAGAGGAGCTGGCCTGTGGCGAGCATGTTTGTTTCGCTGGAAGCGGCATCACTGATGGTCTGCTCTTCAATGGCGTTAAGTTCGAAAAGGACTGCACCCGCACTAGCAGCCTGGTGATTAGCAACTTGGACAACACCTGCCGCTTCACCAACACCGTGCACATCAAAGACGGCGCCCAGAGCATCGCTCTGAGCTGA
- a CDS encoding glutamyl-tRNA reductase: MHISVVGLSHRTAPVEIRERLSIPEQTMETSLQSLRGNEQVLEASILSTCNRLEIYTLVRNPDLGVSAVSDFLSSHSGLETGELTPHLFSFHHEDAVDHLMRVAAGLDSLVLGEGQILSQVKKMMRLGQEHKSLGPILNRLLTQAVTTGKRVRSETNLGTGAVSISSAAVELAQLKLGQSRGLDQLVTLESEQIAVVGAGRMSRLLLQHLQAKGASGVVLLNRTVERAEQLSADFPDLPVQCRPLSDLDQYLSTCSLVFTSTAADDPIIDASRLAPLNRRSKLRLIDIGVPRNIAADAADVDGVESHDVDDLQEVVARNQEARQAIAREAEQLLQQEAQQFLEWWDSLEAVPTINHLRSSMESIRSEELQKALSRMGPDFSARERKVVEALSKGIINKILHTPVTQLRAPQTRQDRQQALRIVERLFDLGAS, from the coding sequence ATGCATATCTCCGTCGTCGGCCTCAGTCATCGCACGGCACCGGTGGAGATCCGGGAACGGCTCAGCATTCCTGAGCAGACCATGGAGACGTCCCTTCAATCCCTCCGCGGCAATGAGCAGGTGCTCGAGGCATCGATCCTCAGCACCTGCAATCGCCTTGAGATTTACACCCTGGTTCGGAACCCCGACCTCGGCGTATCTGCTGTCAGCGACTTTCTCAGCAGCCATTCCGGCCTTGAGACCGGTGAACTGACCCCTCACCTGTTCAGCTTTCACCACGAAGACGCTGTCGACCACCTGATGCGGGTGGCAGCAGGCCTCGACAGCCTCGTGTTGGGAGAAGGTCAGATCCTCTCCCAGGTCAAAAAAATGATGCGGCTCGGGCAGGAGCACAAATCCCTTGGCCCGATTCTGAATCGCCTGCTAACCCAGGCTGTCACCACTGGCAAACGGGTCCGCAGTGAGACCAACCTTGGAACGGGAGCCGTTTCCATCAGTTCAGCGGCCGTTGAGCTTGCCCAGCTCAAGCTGGGTCAATCCCGCGGTCTGGATCAACTGGTCACCCTGGAAAGTGAGCAGATCGCTGTGGTTGGTGCAGGGCGCATGAGCCGTCTGCTGCTGCAGCACTTGCAGGCCAAAGGTGCTTCAGGGGTGGTGCTGCTGAATCGCACCGTCGAGCGTGCCGAACAGCTTTCAGCAGATTTTCCTGATCTTCCTGTTCAGTGCAGGCCCCTCTCCGATCTGGATCAGTACCTGAGCACTTGTTCCCTGGTGTTTACCAGTACCGCTGCGGATGACCCGATCATTGATGCGTCCCGGCTGGCTCCACTGAACCGTCGCAGCAAGCTTCGCCTGATTGATATTGGGGTGCCACGCAACATCGCTGCCGATGCGGCCGATGTTGATGGGGTTGAATCCCACGATGTGGATGATCTTCAGGAGGTCGTCGCCCGCAATCAGGAAGCTCGCCAAGCCATCGCGCGAGAGGCTGAGCAGTTGCTTCAGCAGGAAGCGCAGCAGTTCCTGGAATGGTGGGACAGCCTCGAGGCAGTGCCGACGATCAACCATCTGCGTTCGTCGATGGAATCGATCCGCTCGGAGGAACTGCAGAAGGCCCTTAGCAGGATGGGGCCTGATTTTTCAGCCCGAGAGCGCAAGGTGGTTGAGGCCTTGAGCAAGGGGATCATCAACAAGATCCTCCACACGCCAGTCACTCAGCTGCGGGCTCCGCAGACACGGCAGGATCGTCAGCAGGCGCTTCGGATCGTGGAACGACTGTTCGATTTGGGGGCCTCTTGA
- a CDS encoding LptF/LptG family permease → MLDRLKRATWMRLDLLDRWLLKELLGPLLFFIALFTLLLLTGGVMFELVRQMVDKNLPITIAVQVLLFSIPRWLAFSVPIGTLMASLFVFTRLSANSELTALRSLGITTVRMISAALALSMVMTLFTFVLNDVVVPRTQRYAEVTLKRALGRSLASETGRDIIYPRFGTRFDSEGEEDGKGLNQLFYSRKFQDGEMVDVTVLDFTRSGFTQMLRADRAIWNEAQASWDFLDGQILTLAANGSSTKADFDRYVYPLGSGPVRLAGIEKDAVNMTVGEALQAQQLYEEAGSIKEARKIRVRIQEKFTVPMACLVFGLFGATLGAQPSYRSSRSFSFVLTLGIIAVYYVIGFSFSSLGVKGTLPPVMAAWLPVVLFLGAGGLLLKQASR, encoded by the coding sequence ATTTTGGATCGTCTGAAACGGGCCACCTGGATGCGGCTGGATCTCCTGGATCGCTGGTTGCTGAAGGAGCTTCTGGGTCCGCTGCTGTTCTTTATTGCCCTGTTCACATTGCTGCTGCTTACGGGCGGCGTCATGTTTGAGCTGGTGCGGCAGATGGTCGACAAGAACCTGCCGATCACGATCGCCGTTCAGGTTCTGTTGTTCAGCATTCCGCGTTGGCTGGCCTTCTCTGTTCCGATCGGAACCCTGATGGCGTCGCTGTTTGTGTTCACCCGCCTTTCAGCGAACAGTGAACTCACCGCCCTGCGCAGCCTTGGCATCACCACGGTGCGAATGATCAGTGCGGCCCTCGCCCTCTCGATGGTGATGACGCTGTTCACGTTCGTTCTCAACGACGTGGTGGTGCCTCGTACGCAACGCTATGCAGAGGTCACCCTGAAGCGGGCTCTGGGTCGATCCCTCGCCAGTGAGACAGGACGCGACATTATTTATCCCCGATTCGGGACCCGCTTCGATTCTGAAGGTGAAGAGGATGGGAAGGGCCTGAATCAACTCTTCTATTCGAGGAAGTTCCAGGACGGTGAAATGGTGGATGTGACTGTCCTGGATTTCACCCGATCAGGTTTCACCCAGATGTTGCGGGCCGATCGGGCTATCTGGAATGAAGCTCAAGCCAGCTGGGACTTTTTGGACGGCCAAATTCTCACCTTGGCCGCCAATGGCAGCTCAACGAAGGCCGATTTCGATCGTTACGTTTATCCCCTTGGCTCAGGTCCGGTGCGCCTAGCGGGGATTGAGAAGGATGCCGTCAACATGACCGTTGGCGAGGCTTTGCAGGCTCAGCAGCTCTATGAGGAAGCCGGCAGCATCAAGGAAGCCCGCAAGATCCGTGTGCGGATCCAGGAGAAATTCACGGTTCCGATGGCCTGCCTGGTGTTTGGTCTGTTTGGAGCCACCCTCGGCGCGCAGCCCAGTTACCGAAGCAGCAGAAGCTTCTCGTTTGTGCTGACCCTTGGGATCATCGCTGTCTACTACGTGATCGGCTTCAGCTTCAGTTCGCTGGGGGTCAAGGGCACACTGCCTCCTGTGATGGCGGCATGGCTGCCTGTGGTGTTGTTTTTGGGGGCGGGTGGTCTGTTGCTGAAACAGGCCAGTCGCTGA
- the ccsB gene encoding c-type cytochrome biogenesis protein CcsB, whose product MPLAFWAVSSQSRGGLVRLLVAVANLLFTAQLVLRWWQSGHFPISNLYESLCFLAWACTLTQLLVERAWPSPIVAAAATPMGLGCIAFASFALPDQLQSAAPLVPALRSSWLVMHVSVIMVSYAALLVGSLLSLAVLVTDRGQALELRSSSIGSGGFRQAASVTNGGSVALQSVQLSTTEQIDSLSYRTITVGFLMLTVGIVSGAVWANEAWGSYWSWDPKETWALICWLVYAAYLHTRLSRGWQGRRPALVAVVGLVVIAVCYIGVNLLGIGLHSYGWFF is encoded by the coding sequence ATGCCTCTGGCCTTCTGGGCAGTGTCGAGCCAGTCCCGTGGAGGATTGGTGCGCCTGTTGGTTGCCGTCGCCAACCTGCTGTTCACCGCACAGTTGGTCCTGCGCTGGTGGCAATCCGGGCACTTCCCGATCAGCAATCTCTACGAATCGCTCTGCTTCTTGGCCTGGGCCTGCACGCTTACCCAGCTGTTGGTGGAGCGGGCCTGGCCTTCACCGATCGTGGCGGCAGCGGCTACACCGATGGGGCTCGGTTGTATCGCCTTCGCCAGCTTTGCTTTGCCAGACCAGTTGCAGTCTGCGGCTCCCTTGGTGCCTGCTCTGCGTTCCAGCTGGCTGGTGATGCACGTGAGCGTGATCATGGTCAGTTATGCGGCCTTGCTTGTGGGATCTCTTCTCTCACTGGCGGTGTTGGTTACGGATCGCGGCCAGGCTCTGGAGCTGCGCAGCAGTTCCATCGGCAGTGGTGGATTTCGGCAGGCTGCCTCTGTAACGAATGGTGGTTCTGTTGCCCTGCAATCGGTGCAGCTGAGCACCACGGAACAAATCGACAGCCTGAGCTATCGCACGATCACGGTTGGTTTTCTGATGCTCACCGTCGGCATCGTGAGTGGTGCGGTTTGGGCCAATGAAGCCTGGGGAAGTTACTGGAGTTGGGATCCCAAGGAAACCTGGGCTTTGATCTGCTGGTTGGTTTACGCGGCCTATCTGCACACCCGCCTGAGTCGCGGCTGGCAGGGACGTCGCCCTGCGCTTGTTGCCGTTGTTGGGCTTGTGGTGATCGCTGTTTGTTACATCGGCGTCAACCTGCTGGGCATCGGCTTGCACAGTTATGGGTGGTTCTTCTAG
- the rpe gene encoding ribulose-phosphate 3-epimerase, which yields MSTKPLVISPSILSADFARLGEEVKAVDEAGADWIHVDVMDGRFVPNITIGPLIVEALRPVTQKPLDVHLMIVEPEKYVPDFAKAGADIISVQVEACPHLHRNLAQIKDLGKKAGAVLNPSTSLDTLEYCLELCDLVLIMSVNPGFGGQSFIESQVQKIRDLRRMCDEKGLDPWIEVDGGIKGANAWKVIEAGANAIVSGSGVFNQPDYAEAIKGIRNSSSKEAVLA from the coding sequence ATGAGCACCAAGCCCCTGGTGATCTCGCCGTCGATCCTTTCGGCTGACTTCGCACGCCTCGGCGAAGAGGTGAAAGCCGTGGACGAAGCAGGGGCGGATTGGATCCATGTGGATGTGATGGACGGGCGCTTTGTTCCCAACATCACCATTGGGCCCCTGATTGTTGAAGCGCTGCGTCCGGTGACCCAGAAACCCCTGGACGTTCACCTGATGATTGTTGAACCGGAGAAGTACGTCCCCGACTTCGCCAAGGCCGGTGCAGACATCATTTCGGTGCAGGTTGAGGCTTGCCCACACCTGCATCGCAACCTCGCTCAGATCAAAGACCTGGGCAAAAAAGCAGGCGCGGTGCTCAATCCCTCGACTTCCCTCGACACCCTCGAGTACTGCCTTGAGCTTTGCGATCTGGTGTTGATCATGAGTGTCAACCCCGGTTTCGGCGGCCAAAGCTTCATCGAAAGCCAGGTACAAAAAATTCGCGACCTGCGCCGCATGTGCGACGAAAAAGGTCTTGATCCCTGGATCGAAGTGGATGGTGGCATCAAGGGTGCCAATGCCTGGAAAGTGATCGAGGCAGGGGCCAACGCAATTGTTTCCGGCTCAGGGGTGTTCAACCAACCTGATTACGCTGAAGCCATCAAAGGCATCAGGAACAGCAGCAGCAAAGAAGCTGTACTTGCCTGA